TTCCTACGAGTACGTTTCGACCACGATCCCGTCTTCTCGCTGGGCGTCGGTGCAGGCAGACCAGAGCCTgacttctttctcttctctttaTCTTGTTCAGAAGGtcgtcgaagatgaggagtttTGTGATTACTGCTTGGTTCGTTGCCCGCTGCGAGTTGGAGCTGTCAGTATCGTGACAATGTCTAAGTTGGgaatagctcacctcgtctgcTTGGTTTGCCTAGACCTATCCCTCCTACCGCTGCACCTCTTGGTCCGACACCACTTACACCCTCATCTACGGCCAAATCATCAATCGCATCCAACTCTGTCCCATCACCCCAcgtctttcccttcctttgtCCAAGGAGGTTCCCAGTCGCACTACCCCCTGACTGATATCTATATCTGGGCGTGACAACTCCCATCGATGCTATCGAACTTGCAGAAGAGCTAGGCGTTGGCGTCGAGTTTGACGTAGGTAAGGGGAATACCGCAGAGATAGGTTGTCTGATCTTAGCTCGACTGCTCGAAGTCGGCATGGTTAATCTCGATGTCGAATTGTGATACCTCGtcgtggtcgtcgtcgtagaggatgaggacggaGTCTCCCCAATTCCAGTGAGGGTGCGGTCCGAAGCTAGGGCATCTTGCAGACTCGCCAAACTCTGTTTCCGAGTCAAACTGGGCGATTGTGGTGGTGCCGAAGTGATGTGATAATGCGATTTCTGATGTCTCAATCGTGACGTTGTCGAAGGTGTAGGGggtagaggttgaggaggagggggtggaGGCGGCATCATATTGAGAAGATGCCCACTCCGACTTCTCATCGAttctttctctcctcgaGTCAAGGTCGTCGACGGCGTGCCGCTTCCTTCTCGCAAGATCGTCATAGCCGACGCCGAGTTGCTTCTCAATGACAAACCAAGTCCACTGCCATTGCCATGTGGAGTAAGTTTCTCCCTCGATGATGCTGAACCGCCAGGTGTGACTCTAGCCCACCCTTGCTCACGCTGCTTCTCCCAAGCCTTTTCACGTTCCTTCACCACACTCTTTGCCGCAGCTACtaaccctcctttcctcgtcAACGTCCCACTTGCAGGATACCTGTCCCTcgctcgcttcttctcccttaGACGATGTCGACTCAATTCGACTCCAGGTTCATACAGCACCAGACCATCTTCGAACGAGTCGTCCGGTCCTCGTCTGTGCTCGTGGGACGCTACATGGTGGGTTGGAGCAGTCTGTGTTGGCGGTGGGGCGTATTGCGGTTTCCGCTTTCTATCGAGAATTGAATTGAGTTCGTTGGCGCGCTGATTCGAGTTCGAGAAGAAAGTCGGTGAAGGCAAGACCAGACccatctccatatcctcttcctcatccatcaTTTCCGTATCCTTTTTGTTACTCTTTGAGTCTCCTACACCATCGCTGACGCTTGTCACACTCGTTTCTGATAGTCTCTTTCCTGCGCCACCAGTAGGACTatcccatccccatccacTTGGATGACTCCTCTTCCCGCTCGAAGTACCGGGTGAATCCCAATCTGTATTGGTCGTAGATGCGTTTGAAACTCTGGGTTTGCCAGTGGCCCCTCTACCGCGATGAGGTCCACCAACAATGGGTTGAGTAGCGAGTGTCAGATTCGTAAGGTTGAGAGGTAATGCGAAATCCGTCTCAAGATCAAAGTCAAACGCGTTGGCATCAGGATCTTGAGTGGGTGGAGTGGTGACTGGTGGTGCTGCAGGTGTCGGGTGTGCGGCTTGTCGATTTCTAGGTGGTGGTAACATGGCTTTTATAGTTGCGCCTGCTTTGAGTGTCGcttgatcttcatcttccagatcttcaaAGCCCAAATCATCCAAAGCTTCAGGCGGAGGCATGAATCCTTTCTtcgttgttggtggtgaaAGGGTCAATCGTTTGGAGAACGATTTGAGTGTCAAAGTCCCAGTCTTACTTGGACCTGAGACAGATCCCAGTCCTCCTCCAAAGTccaagtcatcatcatcatattcgTCTCCAAAATCGACATCCGCTTCCCAGCTCTTCTCAACTGCTTTGGCTTTCGCCTTGAGTGTCCCACTACCAGCCAAAATGGCAGGGGATGAACCTGATCCGAGACGAGTTATTGTTCCTATCCCCGTTGGACCTTGACCAACTACCGTTCGGGTGATATGAGAGTttgacgaagtcgacgaggtaGCTGTAGATGATCGATTTcgttgaggtggaagagtaGTGGGAAGATCGAAATCGAATTCGTCAAAATTgtcatcttccatcttcatctgaaatttcttcaacttcaacgTCCCTCCATTACCTTTCGTCGAAGGATGTCCAGCAGCAGAAGTAGACGCGGACGGGATCGTTGTGAACGACTTTCGTAAAGGCGATGATGAAGCGCCATTGCGATCGTTGGAAGTGAGAtggtgagaggtggatgagttggatgatgaggatggagaagaggggagtGCGAATTGACcggcagaaggagaaaggtcaAAGGATGGATCATCGGTCCAGTCGTCAGAGGGCACGAAAGTGCCAGcggggggagggggaggtaCCGGGGACATCGTGTGTGATCAACGGAGGGAAAGTATGTCAGTGGTAAATAGGTGGTCGAGTATGTTGAAAAGAATATGCTGATTGATGgtgttattgttattgtcCGTGCGTCCGGGTTCGCGTTCAACCGTTCTTCCCCAATCCACGATGCAGCTCCCTTCACTTCCTTCACGTGGAGTGGATACCCGTGTATGCTACGAGTCGGGGTATCGAAAGAGTCATGACCGCAGTCGTTCAATGTGGTGGTAgtgatgaaggatgatgtGTTGTTATCTACGTACAgagatgttgatgagtcGAGTGATCCTCCTCACAACGCGTCGTTGTAGCGTGGCAAAAACAATGGAGAAAGACAAAAAGACAAACACAAACTGTGAAACACCCCCTCATTTTACTTCATTCGTACCATATTACATCAAACATTATGCAGCATCCCACCcaagaaaggtgagcagaCCTATGCTATGACTTGGGAGTGATGCAGAAGTGAGATAATTTAAAGGAGGAGCATGAGAGTACACTGGGCGATTGACAGGCTTATTTTGTGGGTGCAAGGGGGTACAATCGATGGCAAGGGGAATATGTAGAATGTATATTTATCTAAGATTCCCCTTGTGGTGTCGATCAACAGACATGTTCAAGGATGTGGTCGGTTTTTAGACAGACGGTTGAACTGCTTCAGTGTTTAGAAAGCTTAAAGGCGCTTGAGCTTGTCAGCAAGTAGACGTATCGCTTGCGACATCTTCCTTGTCATACCATTCACAAGGCGTGACTTTGTGCAAGCATCATGCTCCAACAATCTTCCCTCCAATGATACGTCTGCGCCTTCAAGATGCAGGACTTGTCTTTCGATCTTTTACCATCTTCCTGCCGAGCCATAATCTGTCTGAACGAAGCAATTCCTTCTTTGATGCCACTCTGTCCCTTGTCTTTCGCCGATTACGACCTTTCCCCGTCGACTCGCAACCGTCAGAAGTGGTATCCATACATTTCAACGCATCATATCGTTCTAAGTCGCTCTTTCATCCAGTCACTTCACTCTCGACCTCTCGATTCGAATCGCTTTATGCTTGTGTAGGTTGTATCAGGGTGATGTTGTCTCCCTTCAGCAAGATTCGACCTGCGAGTCGCCAAAAAGGAGCCAAATCCATCAGCGTTCTCGCCCTTCGCCACAAAGGGAGAGCAATCAaacaggaaggagagcaggGACCCCGCTGAAATGTTGAATGTCCATccaacactcaccaagctctctCCGCGGTTGAACTTCCTTTCCTGACTTTGCTCCAATATCATACACTTCCTCGGCGTCGTCGAGAACAAGGTTCATGAATTCATCGAAGCCCTAAGGTGATATATCAGCAACTTCTCCTTTGTACGCGGACTTAACATGCACAGTAGCGGGTCTATTTAGCGATTCATCATCTGAACACTCACAATGATATAAGCCTCAATTCTGAAATCGTTGTTGTCATAAAGCCAGATTGTCGTTCGGGTGTGCTACAGGTCCCGTCAGCTCGACAGTCGAAGCTATGTCCTACATGACCGCATACTCACCTTTTGGAGgtgagagaagatgatgttgatgggcTATCATATACATTGTCAGTTGTTGTAGCTTATAGTCAGAGACGAGGACGCTATACACACCTGAACCATCACTTTTCGGCCTGACATTGTGAAGCTGGGGTTGTGGTGATCGAGGAATTGCCCGCTAGGCTATGTATGTCGCTTCGagtagaggaagaaaggTACGGGCCGATGGTAGTAGAGCAGAGTTGGCCTTTTGAACAAATGTAGAGATGTCTTCTATCGCAAGGATGGAGGAAAGCGTTCGAGATGAAGAGCGAACACAATGCGCGGtgagcgggatcaaattgcCTTCATTGGGATAAAATATGAGAAATGCAATGAATAGGAAATTCGCACCATAgagatctcctcgtcgctgccACGTGGTTATTTGAATGGGGTCCCATaagttgagaagggtgattgACTCGTTGAAAGTAAAAGTAGGTTACAACCTTGACTTCTCTACCTTGCATTGACTATTCAAGCTCGAGTATTGCCAATCATCATGTCCACTCGTCGCTATAAGATCCACGTACCCTGTACTTCCGCCAATATCGGACCTGGTTTCGATGTCTGCGGTATCGCGCTTTCCCTCggactcgacctcgtcgttACCATcccctcttcaacatcatctgATTCTATTCTGCCCAAGATCGTCTACACCGGCTTGGATTCGGACAACGTCCCTCTTTCACCTTACAAGAATCTCCTCACCCGAGTGGCACTCTACGTCTTGCGATCTCACGGGATCTCAACCTTCCCTTCTGGTGTGGTCATCGAAGCTCACAATGAGATCCCCTTTGGTCGAGGACTCGGTTCATCTGGAGCAGCTGTGATTGCCGGTGTATTACTCGGTGACTTGCTTGGAAATTTGAACCTTCCCAAATCGCGATTACTCGATTTCGCTCTGATGGTCGAACGACATCCGGACAACGTCACGGCCGCTTTAATGGGAGGATTTGTCGGTTCCTATCTGAGAGAACTTTCACCCGAAGACATGTCAGCAGCTTCGATCCCTCTCGCAGAGGTATTACCGGAATATCCACCGGATGCAGGACCCGATTGGGGCGCAAACCCCCCTTTACCCCCAGGAGGTATTGGTCATTATGTCAGGTTTGGATGGgcaaaggagatcaaggcgatTGCCGTTTCACCGAGATTCGAATTGGCTACAGCAAAAGCCAGAGGGGTATTGCCAGAGACATACACCAGGAAGGATCTCGTGAGTTGATTCTCACCATAATACTTGTGCTTCTCGTCGACGCAGGCGCAGAGGCTGACTGTGTTTGCGGCAGATTTTCAACCTGCAACGATTAGCGGTGCTCACCACTGCTTTGGCCCGATCAcctcctgatcctgatctcATCTACGACGCAATGGGTGACAGAGTACACCAACCTTACCGAATGACTCTTGTGAGTTGCACTTTCGCGAACAGCACTTGATCTTCAAGTGGTCCTTCGATCGGGATCTCTTGTACCGTAAACGTGAATGATTTATGAAACCTTGCTAAATTCTATCACTCCCTGACAGATCCCCGGTCTTCCCAAAATCCTCACCACGctcacaccttcctctcacCCCGGTCTGCTAGGTATCTGTCTCTCAGGAGCGGGACCTACTATCCTCGCTTTGGCCACACACAACTTTGATCATATCGCTGAGGAGATCCAACGGATATTCAAGGAAGAGAATGTCGAGGTGGACTGGAACGTGTTGGATATTGATGAGAAGGGTAGTtgggtcgaggagatcaaggaatAGAGTAGATATTACATCGTCCGACAGATATGATCGCATAAGAAGGCACGTATGCATAGTGACAGACAGCATCTACACGTCAACGTATAAGGATGAATGAACCCTAATATCAATCCCTAATCTAATCCACGACTTATGCTGCCCGCTCTTTGTTTCGACGTTCTCGCCTTCTTTAGGTGTGTGAGAGCAAAAAATCATGACCCTTTCTCGACAACAAAGTGCAATTGGTTGGCAATTACAGTTTATATTCTACTTATACTACATGGTAAGAAGGCGCCTGAGACGAGAGAAGTGCAACGTTTTCCTCTATGAAATGGAGGAACGGGGGTTGATACGCTTTCTCCAATGCAAGGTTCGTCGTCCACTGGCCAATGTGACAGACGGGGCAGTTATTTGGAACAGAAGGTGAGACCCTTTCGTTGAATCTCGAATCATGACGCTCTGCTATGGGCAGGAAACAAATCGATGTGGTGGACGGAAGCAAGTGAGCCAGCATAACACTGTAGCGAACCGTAGACGTAGATTGAACAGCTGTAGGCGTCTTGCTCTGACTAGCGCAACGGCAGACAAAATAACGATGACTGTTCTGTAGATTACCAGAAGAGAGCGGGGACGGAAATCGCCCTGGGAAACCGCAGGAAAGGCTGGTCAAGCTCGTCAAAGTAAGCTTCGTCGTGTTAGGTGCACTCGCCATGATGACAGGCTTCAAGATGTAGAGAGTGTTGACTACCCGTGTCAAG
This genomic interval from Kwoniella shandongensis chromosome 5, complete sequence contains the following:
- a CDS encoding homoserine kinase yields the protein MSTRRYKIHVPCTSANIGPGFDVCGIALSLGLDLVVTIPSSTSSDSILPKIVYTGLDSDNVPLSPYKNLLTRVALYVLRSHGISTFPSGVVIEAHNEIPFGRGLGSSGAAVIAGVLLGDLLGNLNLPKSRLLDFALMVERHPDNVTAALMGGFVGSYLRELSPEDMSAASIPLAEVLPEYPPDAGPDWGANPPLPPGGIGHYVRFGWAKEIKAIAVSPRFELATAKARGVLPETYTRKDLIFNLQRLAVLTTALARSPPDPDLIYDAMGDRVHQPYRMTLIPGLPKILTTLTPSSHPGLLGICLSGAGPTILALATHNFDHIAEEIQRIFKEENVEVDWNVLDIDEKGSWVEEIKE